The following are encoded together in the Drosophila sechellia strain sech25 chromosome 3R, ASM438219v1, whole genome shotgun sequence genome:
- the LOC6607764 gene encoding multidrug resistance-associated protein 4 → MDSSTKPTRKNPRQHANIISQLIFAWAIPLLYRGSRRGLNTDDLTQCLKEDRSEQLGDRLEDQWFKELERSHRKNQKPHLRNALFRCFLGPTIINGLICLIYIVIKTLIPAILAQLLIQFQKTPVAQLRNIDVNDISTSDSLNRTARAIQNYVLSQAVAGSSGSPGDAPNSLDKAGQLREPIQPPVEEVDHNATAVRSIMDQTVEYMWNDMYSLGAVLVISTLFCCFLLHHVDLRQRLMGARMRIACCSLIYRKTLRLSMKTAGQTPAGYLINLLSNDVNRLDYGFIFMHWIWIMPLQAVLTCYLIWLNIGIPAIVGVVGLLLKTVPVQTALSKVTSVLRMRIAERTDARVGIMNELVQGIQVIKMYAWEKPFQAVVAEARRSEIKQIRYASYLRGFYLSTMVFTERSTLYITLAAAALMGQTITADFVFSAASYYNILQLVAAIWYPLAVSFGAEALVSLRRIQDFLMLEGREERTQGLTHKRDQEGGDSRAVTIKDINASWDTEKPQRTLQGINLQIEKGQLCAVIGPVGAGKSSILQLLLGELPVIDGGVFIQGDLSYAAQEPWLFTGSVRNNILFGEEFDRKRYQEVTRCCALSTDFQQLPNGDKTLVGERGASLSGGQRARISLARAVYKPAQIYLMDDPLSAVDAHVGRHLFDEVIGPRGRLAQLKATRILVTHQVHFLSEADVIVIVDQGKILRQGTYQELINSDLDFARLLERPKEEEEENSRNQTSPLSVNSLESDDEDIPFIDGVKDGYQQLRKQSSSVHGSKSLDSTQLDDNVDEDALAEAQASGGISPRVWYEYFHAGSTLLSFSFMVFVMVMSQVVCSSSDFFANIWTQQEHQRSQGEDTSFTTFECIYIYGALIITVVIMTTFRGFLFFKICMHASKVLHDRMFACILHATMRFFDTTPSGRILNRFSKDMGAIDELLPRAMMDFIQIALVMFGILIVIGILNPVLVAAMLVVAVVDVLILKLYLRPSQDLKRLEGICRSPVFSHLSASLTGLAIIRSRQLQDVVAKEFDLLQDVHSSVWQLTMAVNTTLGLWLDCVSCVFLTSVTFSFIISSETTYSGNVGLAIAQAMILTGMVQYGVRQVAESLQQMTSVERVLQYTELEQEPALSEKTPPQQWPTRGQVEFRNMSCRYDPNGSPVLRNLNLTIEAGWKVGIVGRTGAGKSSLIGALFRLAHIEGEIFIDAIETGTISLEILRTRISIIPQDPVLFSATIRYNLDPFERYTDAELWSALEDVELRGAIPGLDYMVTERGGNFSVGQRQLLCLARAILRNNKVLVLDEATANVDPQTDALIQRTIRIKFKQCTVLTVAHRLHTVMDSDRIIVMDAGVAVEFDVPYLLLKKSQGHLRQMVEATGGEAEALKKTASDSHKRMQRERDERDRDEDESQE, encoded by the exons ATGGATAGCAGTACAAAGCCAACGCGGAAAAATCCGCGACAACatgcaaatattatttcaCAACTAATATTTGCCTGGGCGATACCCTTACTATATCGAGGATCCCGCAGAGGCCTTAATACGGATGATCTGACACAATGTCTGAAGGAAGATCGATCCGAGCAGTTGGGCGACCGTTTGGAGGA TCAATGGTTTAAGGAACTGGAGCGATCTCACCGCAAGAACCAGAAGCCGCATCTCAGAAACGCACTGTTCCGCTGTTTCCTGGGACCCACGATCATCAATGGCCTCATTTGCTTAATCTACATAGTGATCAA GACCTTGATTCCAGCTATTCTTGCGCAGCTATTGATTCAGTTTCAAAAAACTCCTGTTGCGCAGTTAAGAAATATCGATGTGAATGATATTTCAACATCAGATTCCCTGAATCGAACTGCACGGGCAATTCAAAACTATGTGCTGAGTCAGGCTGTCGCCGGCTCCAGCGGATCTCCAGGGGATG CCCCCAATTCACTGGACAAAGCGGGTCAACTGAGGGAACCGATTCAGCCTCCAGTGGAGGAAGTAGACCACAATGCAACCGCTGTGCGAAGCATCATGGATCAGACCGTCGAGTACATGTGGAACGATATGTACAGTCTGGGCGCCGTCCTGGTCATTTCGACGCTTTTTTGCTGCTTCCTGCTGCACCATGTCGATCTCCGCCAGCGGCTGATGGGCGCAAGGATGCGAATAGCCTGCTGCTCGCTGATCTACCGGAAAACCCTACGGCTCTCGATGAAAACGGCTGGTCAGACGCCAGCTGGTTACCTAATCAACCTGCTCTCGAATGACGTGAATCGTCTGGACTATGGATTCATATTCATGCACTGGATCTGGATTATGCCATTGCAGGCGGTGCTCACGTGCTACCTGATTTGGCTGAACATTGGCATCCCAGCAATTGTGGGAGTAGTTGGACTGCTGCTGAAAACGGTGCCCGTGCAGACGGCCTTGAGCAAGGTAACCTCTGTGCTGCGGATGAGAATCGCGGAGCGAACGGACGCGAGAGTGGGCATCATGAATGAGCTGGTGCAGGGCATTCAGGTTATCAAGATGTACGCCTGGGAGAAACCGTTCCAGGCGGTGGTAGCCGAAGCTCGGCGCAGCGAGATCAAGCAGATCCGATATGCATCTTACCTGCGTGGCTTCTACCTCAGCACCATGGTGTTCACGGAGCGATCCACGTTGTACATCACCCTGGCAGCGGCTGCTTTGATGGGCCAAACCATAACCGCAGACTTTGTGTTCTCAGCAGCCAGTTACTACAACATCCTGCAACTGGTGGCTGCTATTTGGTATCCACTAGCTGTCAGCTTTGGAGCGGAAGCTTTGGTTTCGCTGCGTCGGATTCAGGACTTCCTTATGCTCGAGGGACGTGAGGAGCGCACTCAAGGTCTCACCCATAAGCGAGATCAGGAAGGGGGCGACTCCAGAGCAGTGACCATCAAGGACATTAATGCCAGCTGGGATACTGAAAAGCCACAGAGAACGCTCCAAGGCATTAATCTGCAGATCGAGAAGGGCCAACTGTGCGCAGTTATTGGACCGGTCGGTGCCGGAAAGAGTTCTATTCTCCAGTTACTCCTGGGTGAACTGCCCGTTATCGATGGAGGCGTTTTTATCCAAGGTGACCTCTCCTATGCAGCCCAGGAACCATGGTTATTTACTGGATCGGTGCGAAACAACATCCTTTTCGGTGAGGAGTTTGATAGGAAGCGTTACCAGGAGGTAACACGGTGTTGTGCCCTCAGCACGGATTTCCAACAGCTGCCAAACGGAGACAAAACTCTCGTGGGTGAGCGAGGGGCATCCCTTTCCGGAGGCCAAAGAGCACGCATCAGCTTGGCCCGAGCTGTCTATAAGCCCGCCCAAATTTACTTGATGGACGATCCGCTAAGTGCTGTTGATGCGCACGTGGGCAGGCATCTCTTCGATGAGGTGATTGGACCCAGAGGACGACTGGCCCAGCTAAAGGCGACTCGCATTCTCGTGACCCACCAGGTGCACTTCCTGTCCGAGGCCGACGTTATTGTGATTGTCGACCAAGGAAAAATTTTGAGGCAAGGCACGTACCAGGAGCTGATCAACAGTGATTTAGACTTTGCCAGGCTCCTTGAGCGAcccaaggaggaggaggaagaaaACAGTCGCAATCAAACATCCCCGCTAAGTGTCAATTCACTGGAGAGTGACGACGAGGACATACCTTTCATCGATGGAGTAAAAGATGGGTACCAGCAGTTGAGAAAACAGAGCAGCTCGGTGCACGGCAGCAAGTCG CTGGACAGTACCCAACTGGATGATAACGTCGATGAGGATGCTCTGGCCGAGGCCCAAGCATCTGGCGGCATTTCCCCACGCGTTTGGTACGAGTACTTCCATGCGGGCAGCACTCTTCTGAGCTTCAGCTTCATGGTCTTTGTCATGGTGATGTCCCAGGTGGTGTGCAGCAGTTCCGATTTCTTTGCCAACATCTGGACACAACAGGAGCATCAGAGGTCGCAGGGAGAGGACACCAGCTTCACCACCTTCGAGTGCATTTACATATACGGTGCTCTGATCATCACCGTAGTGATCATGACCACGTTCCGTGGCTTCCTGTTCTTCAAGATATGCATGCACGCCTCTAAGGTGCTGCACGATCGCATGTTTGCCTGCATCCTGCACGCCACCATGAGATTCTTTGATACCACTCCGTCTGGAAGGATTCTGAATCGCTTCTCCAAGGATATGGGCGCCATTGATGAGCTGCTGCCGCGGGCCATGATGGATTTTATACAGATCGCTCTGGTGATGTTTGGAATTCTAATTGTGATTGGTATACTGAATCCAGTTTTGGTGGCCGCCATGTTGGTGGTAGCCGTTGTGGATGTGCTTATCTTGAAGTTGTACCTGAGGCCTTCGCAAGATCTCAAGCGATTGGAGGGCATCTGCCGCAGTCCGGTGTTCTCTCATCTCAGTGCTTCGCTTACGGGTCTGGCCATCATTCGATCTCGCCAGTTGCAAGATGTGGTGGCCAAGGAGTTTGATTTGCTGCAGGATGTGCACAGTAGCGTGTGGCAGCTGACCATGGCAGTGAATACGACTTTAGGCTTGTGGCTGGACTGTGTCAGTTGCGTCTTCCTTACCTCTGTCACCTTCAGCTTCATTATCTCCAGTGAAA CCACTTATAGCGGCAACGTAGGCTTGGCCATTGCCCAGGCCATGATCTTAACCGGAATGGTGCAATATGGAGTGCGACAAGTGGCCGAGTCCTTACAGCAAATGACCAGCGTGGAGCGCGTCCTGCAATACACCGAACTGGAGCAGGAGCCGGCGCTGAGCGAGAAAACGCCACCGCAGCAGTGGCCCACTCGTGGTCAGGTGGAGTTCCGCAATATGAGCTGTCGTTATGATCCAAATGGATCGCCGGTGCTTAGGAACCTGAATCTCACCATCGAGGCGGGCTGGAAGGTTGGCATTGTGGGACGTACAGGAGCCGGGAAATCCTCGCTAATTGGAGCTCTCTTCCGACTGGCTCACATCGAGGGAGAGATTTTCATCGATGCCATAGAGACGGGAACGATATCTTTGGAAATTCTGCGCACCCGCATCTCGATTATACCACAGGATCCGGTACTGTTTTCGGCCACCATCCGCTACAATCTGGACCCCTTTGAGCGGTATACCGACGCCGAGCTGTGGAGCGCTTTGGAGGATGTAGAGCTGAGAGGAGCTATTCCCGGCCTGGACTACATGGTCACGGAGAGGGGCGGCAATTTCAGCGTGGGCCAGCGTCAGTTGCTCTGCCTGGCCAGGGCGATTCTTCGAAACAATAAGGTGCTGGTACTCGATGAGGCCACGGCCAATGTGGATCCACA AACCGATGCCCTGATCCAGCGCACCATACGCATCAAGTTCAAGCAGTGCACAGTGCTCACCGTTGCGCATCGATTGCACACAGTCATGGATTCGGATCGGATTATAGTAATGGATGCTGGTGTCGCTGTGGAGTTCGATGTGCCGTATTTGCTGCTGAAGAAGTCACAGGGACATCTCCGGCAAATGGTAGAGGCCACAGGCGGGGAAGCGGAAGCACTGAAGAAGACGGCCAGTGACAGTCACAAAAGGATGCAGAGGGAGCGGGACGAGCGAGATCGCGATGAAGATGAGAGCCAGGAGTGA